One segment of Anopheles stephensi strain Indian chromosome 3, UCI_ANSTEP_V1.0, whole genome shotgun sequence DNA contains the following:
- the LOC118508810 gene encoding angiotensin-converting enzyme-like isoform X1, whose amino-acid sequence MTNLVRWSTVWLVVVVAIAAGPVPLQSPTNAPTLSETEVRQSLETIEQRYQQAKALQTLAAWEYGSNLTQINLAKKTKAATEFAEVAKTIAEELRQLPTDQLTDDDLKRRIQKLSKLKYAVLPADQFKELLGAIATMESNYAKAKFCAFGDSAKCDLSLDPELTEIFANHRDPEELKYYWVQWYNATGAPVRESFQKYVELNRQAALRNNFSSGADVWLSEYDDSTFGQQVDDVIEQIRPLYEQLHAYVRFKLRQKYGDKLVSPTGPIPMHMLGNLWAQTWDNIADFTTPFPEKKLLDVTDEMIRQGYTPIKMFQMGDDFFTSLNMTKLPQSFWEKSILVKPADGRDLVCHASAWDFFSIDDVRIKQCTRVNMREFFVVHHELGHIQYYLQYQHQPVEFRGGANPGFHEAVGDVLSLSVSTPKHLKKVGLLKDYEEDEQVKINQFYRAGVTKLVFLPFAYTLDKYRWGVFRGEIKPKDYNCKFWELRSRYSGVEPPVVRTEQDFDAPAKYHVSADVEYLRYFVSYVIQFQFHRAACALAGEYVKGDPEKTLNNCDIYQSTAAGNKLKEMLALGSSKPWPDAMEVLTGERKMSADAILEYFEPLYRWLLEENARVGAHVGWTDSQKCVSTTTAPIDFMEA is encoded by the exons ATGACGAACCTCGTCAGATGGTCTACCGTAtggttggtggttgtggtCGCCATCGCAGCCGGTCCCGTACCACTCCAATCCCCCACCAATGCACCTACGCTATCCGAGACCGAAGTTCGCCAATCTTTGGAAACGATCGAACAGCGTTATCAGCAAGCGAAAGCCCTGCAAACGCTAGCTGCCTGGGAGTACGGGTCGAACTTGACGCAGATTAACCTGGCGAAAAAGACGAAAGCCGCTACCGAGTTCGCAGAGGTGGCTAAG ACAATAGCGGAAGAACTGCGCCAACTGCCGACCGATCAGCTGACGGACGACGATCTGAAGCGTCGAATACAGAAACTTTCCAAGCTGAAGTATGCCGTCCTGCCGGCGGATCAATTCAAGGAGCTGCTGGGTGCGATCGCCACCATGGAATCGAACTACGCAAAGGCAAAGTTCTGCGCATTCGGTGATTCGGCCAAGTGTGACCTTTCGCTCGATCCGGAGCTGACGGAAATCTTTGCCAACCATCGCGATCCGGAGGAGCTGAAGTACTACTGGGTTCAGTGGTACAATGCGACCGGGGCACCGGTCCGCGAGTCCTTCCAGAAGTACGTTGAGCTGAACCGGCAGGCGGCCCTTCGGAATA ATTTCAGCTCCGGGGCGGACGTTTGGTTGAGCGAGTACGACGATAGCACGTTCGGGCAGCAGGTCGATGACGTTATCGAGCAGATACGACCTCTGTACGAGCAGCTGCACGCATACGTGCGGTTCAAGCTGCGCCAAAAGTATGGCGATAAGCTGGTGTCTCCGACCGGTCCCATCCCGATGCATATGCTCGGTAACCTGTGGGCGCAGACTTGGGACAAT ATTGCCGATTTTACCACACCGTTCCCGGAGAAAAAGCTGCTGGACGTGACGGATGAAATGATCCGCCAGGGCTACACGCCGATCAAGATGTTCCAGATGGGAGACGATTTCTTCACCTCGCTCAACATGACCAAGCTACCTCA ATCGTTCTGGGAAAAGAGCATCCTCGTAAAACCGGCCGACGGGCGTGACCTGGTGTGCCACGCGAGCGCTTGGGACTTTTTCTCGATCGACGATGTACGGATCAAGCAGTGCACGCGCGTAAATATGCGTGAGTTTTTCGTGGTTCATCACGAGCTCGGCCACATCCAGTACTATCTGCAGTATCAGCATCAGCCCGTCGAGTTCCGTGGTGGAGCGAATCCCGGCTTCCACGAAGCCGTCGGAGACGTGCTTTCGCTGTCCGTATCGACACCGAAGCATCTGAAGAAGGTTGGTCTGCTGAAGGACTACGAAGAAGACGAGCAGGTTAAGATCAACCAGTTCTATCGGGCCGGTGTAACGAAGCTAGTGTTTCTGCCGTTCGCCTACACGCTGGACAAATATCGATGGGGTGTGTTCCGTGGGGAAATTAAGCCGAAGGATTATAACTGCAAGTTCTGGGAGTTGCGATCGCGCTATTCCGGCGTTGAACCACCGGTGGTACGCACCGAGCAGGACTTTGACGCTCCGGCCAAGTATCATGTGTCGGCCGATGTGGAATACCTGCGGTACTTCGTGTCGTACGTCATACAGTTCCAGTTCCATCGGGCAGCGTGTGCCCTGGCGGGAGAGTACGTGAAGGGTGATCCGGAGAAAACGCTTAACAATTGTGACATTTATCAGAGCACTGCCGCGGGTAATAAGCTGAA AGAAATGCTTGCACTGGGATCGTCGAAACCGTGGCCAGATGCGATGGAGGTGCTTACCGGCGAGCGGAAGATGAGTGCGGACGCTATTCTGGAATACTTCGAGCCACTGTACCGATGGTTGCTGGAGGAAAATGCTCGCGTTGGAGCGCACGTTGGCTGGACCGACTCCCAAA AATGCGTCTCCACCACTACTGCGCCTATCGACTTCATGGAGGCTTAA